One Anaerobacillus alkaliphilus DNA window includes the following coding sequences:
- a CDS encoding YicC/YloC family endoribonuclease produces the protein MLVSMTGYGQAFVEKEQYRISVEMKSINHRFSEVTIRMPRQFLFLEDKLKKQVSQFVQRGKVDVFLTIEGDGLVERTLQVDWNLLGEFYRLHDEAQKKLSLNQQLSLEKLLLQPDVATIIQRENQSETLATEIISVTEKAAMELLKMRSKEGELLANDFVLRLNKVRSLTSEIATYAPLVVETYHQRLLKRIEEFLEGKVDVEESRILTEVAIFADKANIDEELTRLNSHTEQFLSIIESPKYGAVGRKLDFLVQEMNREINTIGSKSNDIHISRHVVELKAELEKIKEQVQNIE, from the coding sequence ATGTTAGTTAGTATGACTGGATATGGTCAAGCATTTGTAGAAAAAGAACAATATCGAATAAGTGTCGAGATGAAATCAATCAATCATCGATTCTCTGAAGTAACCATTCGAATGCCTCGGCAATTTTTATTCCTTGAAGATAAGTTAAAAAAACAGGTGAGCCAGTTTGTACAACGCGGAAAAGTCGATGTTTTCTTAACAATTGAAGGGGATGGATTGGTAGAACGGACCCTTCAGGTTGATTGGAATTTACTAGGCGAATTCTACCGATTGCATGATGAAGCTCAAAAAAAACTATCTCTAAATCAACAATTATCTTTAGAAAAATTGTTATTGCAGCCAGATGTTGCAACCATAATCCAAAGAGAGAACCAATCCGAAACATTAGCGACAGAAATAATCTCCGTTACTGAGAAGGCTGCAATGGAATTACTGAAGATGCGTTCAAAGGAAGGAGAGTTATTAGCTAACGATTTCGTCCTTAGACTAAACAAGGTCCGATCGCTTACTTCTGAAATTGCTACCTATGCTCCTTTAGTAGTTGAAACATATCATCAACGACTCTTAAAGAGGATTGAGGAATTCTTAGAAGGAAAAGTAGATGTTGAAGAAAGTAGGATCTTAACAGAGGTAGCGATATTTGCAGATAAAGCTAATATTGATGAGGAGCTGACTCGACTAAATAGCCATACAGAACAATTTCTTTCAATTATTGAGAGTCCTAAATATGGTGCAGTAGGTAGAAAATTAGATTTCCTTGTTCAAGAGATGAATAGAGAAATCAACACGATTGGCTCAAAATCTAATGATATACATATAAGTAGGCATGTAGTAGAATTAAAAGCCGAACTAGAAAAGATCAAGGAGCAAGTTCAGAATATCGAGTAA
- the remA gene encoding extracellular matrix/biofilm regulator RemA, which yields MNIKLINIGFGNIVSANRIISIVSPESAPIKRIIQEARERNMLIDATYGRRTRAVIIADSDHVILSAVQPETVAQRLSNKDDISED from the coding sequence ATGAATATTAAACTTATTAATATTGGCTTTGGCAATATTGTATCAGCGAATAGAATTATTTCTATTGTAAGTCCTGAGTCAGCACCAATAAAACGGATCATTCAAGAAGCTCGTGAGCGTAATATGTTAATTGATGCTACATATGGAAGAAGAACCAGGGCCGTTATTATTGCTGATAGTGATCATGTCATTTTATCTGCTGTTCAACCGGAAACGGTAGCACAACGTTTATCTAATAAAGATGATATTTCAGAAGACTAA